The Phyllostomus discolor isolate MPI-MPIP mPhyDis1 chromosome 9, mPhyDis1.pri.v3, whole genome shotgun sequence nucleotide sequence TGACGAGAGGCGCTCGCAGCCCACGAAGCCGCGGGAGGGGCTGGCTTTTGTCTCCGAGTCCACACCGGCTTCACCCCAACCGGCGCCGGGGCAGCGCGCCGCGTCCCCGCCGCCCACCCGCTGGCCCTGGGCCGCGCGCGGTCCCGCGGCAGGACCACCCAGGGGCGCGCTCTCTCCCCACGAGGTCTGGGAGCTCGGTGCCCACTTGGCTACTTGAAAGAGCACCACGAACAACGAAAGCCGGAGGTTCGTCTTCCGCGGTCACACCTGTCGCAGGTGCGGGCGCATCTGTCCTCGGAAACCAGCCCGAACCTTCCGCACGGCGTCGGCCGGGCCGCAGGGTCCGCGCGAGGCGGAGGAGACTCGGCGCCAACAAGCAGCGCGTGTTTGCGTGGCTGAAGTTAAAGACATGAATGtgtccttttaaaaagtaattttaaagcttctttttaaaaataaagtttttgaaatttaaaaattagccctggACCTGTACCGGCCTGGAGCGCACGCGCGTGCCCTTTCTGTTTGTggagacatttataaaaatagaccGCATTGTTACTTTCTGTCCTCAAGCTGAAACAAAGGGCAGGGTTGcggaagaaaggggagggataaataaaaacacagcagGAAGGGTCACACATACAATTACTTTCTTATTTGAAAATGAGAGTGCACATTTGGGAAGTGGGCTCCCGCCGAGGCGGAGGCCAGGCCGGGACGCTGCGGGGCGCCGCCCTGCTACAGGGTCACGGCCGGGCCGTGTTCCTCCACCCCGCCCGGGGGCAGCGCCAGGCTGTGGCGGGGGTCGGAGCGCAGCGAGCTGAGCAGCCTGAGGACGCTGCCCTCGCGCCCCAGGCCGGACAGTCCAGATGCTGGGCCCGCGCCGTTGATGCGGGTGAGGCTGCCGGGAGGCCGTGGGAGCGGCCGGGGCTCCAGGGCGCCCTCGAGCACCACGTCGGGCTCCTCGTCGCTCTCCATGTCGTCGGGGTGCAGGCCGAGCGGCGCGGGCGCCGGCAGGCTGTGGCGGCTGGCCACGCTGTCCGAGGAGCGGCCGGAGCTGCCGGACGCGCGGCCGCCGCGCAGCACGTTGTTGCGCTGGTTGGCCGGCTTGACCGTGACGATGAGGTTGTGGCTGTTGGCGATCATCATGTCCGTAACCTGGTCCAGGGTCTTGCCCGCCACCTCGATGCCGTTCACCTCCAGCACCTCGTCGTCCACAGCCAGCAGCCCGGTGCTCTCGGCCAGGCCGCCGGGCACCAGGCGCGAGATGAAGATGCCCGGCACCTTCTCCAGGCCCTGTGGCGCCACCCGCACGCTCGTGCCGTCGCGGATGTAGAAGCCCAGCGGCTTCTGGCAGCCGTGCCGGTACAGCCTCACGCGCCGATGCGTCTCGGGCAGGATGTCCACGTCGATGATGGAGGACACGGGGCGGAAGTCGTGCGGGAGCCCGATGTGCAGGTGCGGGCGCCGGCGGGGTCCCTCCTCCCGCAGCGCCAGTGCCTTCCTGCGCCGCGACAGCGAGCCGGTGGCCAGGCCGTGCTCCGCCTCCTCTGGAAGAGCAGAGGGGACAGTCAGGACAGGGGACACGCAAGGATGAAGCACAGTCTAACCGCACGGGGACACCCGGAGCCCGGGCTTCCTGCCATGTAGCGGCTCCGCCTGCGGCTGCTGCTCACCATTCGGCCGCTTCCCCCACTCGCCAGCCCCAGGGAACTGCACACACATCTCACACACACGCCTCGGAGTGGAACCGCCTGTTCATTTTGTCACCCTCCTCACACTCCCCTGTTCTGTTAAGTATCAAACAGCCCCCAGGATGCCATGTGCACAGCCATCCTGGTGCCCGCTGAGCTGGCCCAACAGTGCTCACCAGGCAAATATTTGAGGCCAAGTTCAAGTGCAATTAACTTTCTACACATCTCCAAACTGACCCACAGCAGCCAATGAAATGGGGGAAGGTGAGAAGGCCGAGACCAGGCACCCGGAGGAAGAACATGAACACGGGACAGGAGGGTGATGAGGGCCTGCCGGGCCCCTGGAAGATGGTGCTGAGGACGCACCAGGACCTCCTCCTCAGCAGGGCGGCTGCAGGGTGAGATCGTCTAAAGTCACTAGTTGGGAACCCTGGAGTCGCGCTGAAGGCTTGCAGCGCCAGGAAGAGGAGCTGCATCTAACCGTGGTCAGTTTTAGCACATCCCCCTACTGATGCCATAGCAGCGCGacctccaccccagccccggcAGGCCGCTGTGCACTGGTCACCTCGCAGCTCGTGGGGGTGGGAGCCAACggaggccagcagaggccagcGGAGTCTGTCCTCCAGACACTGGGGGTCGATGCCGGGCACTGACTGCTGCTGCCGGTTCGGGGATGAGGGCCAAGAGGAGAGCAGGGTTGTggctgcccaccccctgccctggccctgcagcaGGCTCCTGCCTGGTGGCTTACGTGGCTTCCAGGAAATTTAAAGGGAGAGTGTGCAGGAGCCGGACATGAGAGACTAGAACATTCAAAAACAGCTGCACACAGAGGACAATCAGAAAGCGACCACCCTTCCGCAGGGAATGGCTCAGAACAGACCTGAAGAGACATTACGTTCACACCACAGGCTGATTCCAGGCACAAAGTGAACCCTgcaaaaagtgtttttaaatgacaaaaaaccccacacaccctggggaaggggcagatTCTGATTTCTAGACTTAAGTTATTAGATACAAATGTCCAGTGTTCCactaaaaacaacagcaaaaacaacaaaaaaacacccaagaaATTCAAAGCAACAGGAAAATACGGCTCattcaacaggaaaaaaaccaaacaaaccagaAACTGTCTCTGAAAAGACTGAAAAGACAAGAAAGCAATGTGTGAAAAAAACGAAAATATcagtaagggatagaaaacctaagaggaaaccagacagaaattctggagctgaaaggTACAACAACCAACAAGAACAATTCACCAGGGGGATTCAGATGTCGCTCTGAACACACAAAACAAGGAATCAACAAAGTCACAATAGAGTGTGCAATGTAAACTATTGTTACTGAGAAGTCAAAAGAGGAAaactgagccctgaccagtgtggctcagtgggctgggggtcatcctgcaaagcaaaaggtcaacagtttgatccctggtcagggcacttgcctgggttgtggaatTGTCCCGGTCGGGCGCGCACAAGAGGAAACCAGTCAATGTCCCTcaccctcttgttctccctcccttcccctctcactaaaactcagtaaaatctttttttttaagattttatttatttgtagagagggaagggagtgagaaagagagagagaaacatcaatgtgcggttgctgggggccgtggcctgcaacccaggcatgtgccctgactgggaattgaacctgtgacactttggttcgtggcctgcgctcaatccactgagctatgcctgccagggcagtaaaatctttttttaaaaaatgaagaatagtgAGTGAGCAGCCCTCAGGACCTGCGGGACCCCACAAAGCACACCGTAAATCATAACACAAACGGTGCCCCTTTAACGTGGAGCCGAGCTGCCCACCCAGAGGGACCGGCTTGCGCGTCTCAGGTCTCGAACTTGTGGTTGTTCGATCAGGACCATGGAACGGGTGGGGCCCCAGCAGACTCGAGCCCCTGAAAACTGCAAACATAACAAGAGAATAGTCGTTCGGACACTAGACGGATGACGGCCAGACTGAAAACTGGAAACGTTACTCAGAACTGGGGTCACTGTGCCTTGTCATCGGCACCAACAGAAACACCCTCCTCCCAGGATACAgtcacccctcccctctcacaaacaccccctgccctggcttccTGACAGGACCACTACTGGGCTTCTGCCCGAACCCGTGCTTCCTGAACAGCCAGCCCTACTGATCTCACACAAACGCGTGCTGCTTCTCTTTCTGGAAGGCCTTTTGTGTTTAGGTTAGCACAACCAACGTGCACATCACGGGAGTTCCAGATGGAGAGAACAGGGTAGACAGAACATTTGAAGAAACAGTGCCTGAAATTCCCCAAATTTGGTGAAATGCTTGAATGTAAACATCCAAGCAGCTCAACAAACCGTAAGTAAGATGAAGTCAAAGGGACCAAAACCGAAGCACCGTACAATGAAGActtcaaaacacaaagacaagaGCGACTCTTGGAAGCACAAGAGAGAAGACGGCCACGGCATAAGGGGGTAGGGGGCTCAGTAAGACCAGCTGCGTGCTTCTCATCAGGAGCTTCGAGGACGGGAGGCAGTGGGCCTGTGTAAAGTATCACTAAAAGGGAAAGAACCGTCAGCCAAGAATCTTATATCCAGCAAAACTGAGTGAGGAATCCAGATATTCCTGGACAGACACAAGCTGAAGAGTCTGTGAGCGCCAGACCCACCCCCCAAGGAACGCTGCAGGACGTCCCGTGGGCGACAGGAAGGACCCCAGACAGGACCTGGAAGACTTGTGGAGAAATGCGACCTCAGCAAAGGTGAGCACCTGAGCAGTTACAAACGCTAGCATTACTACAGCAAGGGCCAGGAACCGCACTTGTTGTTTCCCCGTGATTTAAGACACTAATACactgaaaggaaaatttaaaggaaaaaaataattataaaattttaacaacCTAGTATTATTGTTGCTTTGGTTAGTAacatcaaattttgttttct carries:
- the PARD6G gene encoding partitioning defective 6 homolog gamma, yielding MNRSFHKSQTLRFYSCSAVEVKSKFGAEFRRFSLDRQKPGKFEDFYQLVVHTHHIANTEVTIGYADVHGDLLPINNDDNFCKAVSSANPLLRVFIQKREEAEHGLATGSLSRRRKALALREEGPRRRPHLHIGLPHDFRPVSSIIDVDILPETHRRVRLYRHGCQKPLGFYIRDGTSVRVAPQGLEKVPGIFISRLVPGGLAESTGLLAVDDEVLEVNGIEVAGKTLDQVTDMMIANSHNLIVTVKPANQRNNVLRGGRASGSSGRSSDSVASRHSLPAPAPLGLHPDDMESDEEPDVVLEGALEPRPLPRPPGSLTRINGAGPASGLSGLGREGSVLRLLSSLRSDPRHSLALPPGGVEEHGPAVTL